Genomic DNA from Paucilactobacillus hokkaidonensis JCM 18461:
AATCATTTTACGTTTGAACCAGAGCTATTTATGTTAGCTATCATTGCACCATTAATGTTTAATGACGGTCAAAATCAGTCAGCACGTAGTTTATCAAAAAATTTATCTTCAATTTTATCGATGGCCATATTTTTATCGATCTTTACCGTTTTAATAGCCGGAACATTAACACATGCCATCTGACCTGCCTTATCATTGCCAATCGCTTTAATGTTAGCAGCAATCATCACTCCCACAGATGCAGTTGCGGTAAATTCTATTACCAGAAATGTTATCTTACCCGATAATGTTCACACGGCACTAAAGCATGAATCACTATTTAACGACGCTTCAGGAATTGTTTTATTCAGCTTGGCGCTTGGTGCGTACACAACTGGATCATTCTCACTAGGATTGGGAATTTTATCTTTTGTCAAAGTATTTTTCGGTGGCATTTTATTCGGACTAATTGTGGGAGCTTTAATCGTTCAACTACGACTCCAGCTAACACGGACACACGCTGACATTAGTGCCATTGTGATTCCAATCAATATCATGACGCCGTTGGTAGTTTATTGGTTGGCTGAGCATCTGGGTCTTTCAGGTATTCTAGCCGTTGTAGCAACCGGTCTCGTCCACGGTGTTTTGAGTGATCGACTGCAACTAACCTCGACCAAACTACAAATCGTAACCGCGACAACTTGGACAATCATTGAAGATATTTTAAATGGATTTGTATTTGTTTTACTGGGTGCCACTTTACCGACCGTTTTATCTTCTCATAATTTATCGAACATTGGATTTTTGTTTTTAATCGCCATCGTTTTATATTTAACCTTATTTGTAATTCGCTATCTGTGGGTTCGCCTAGGTGCAGTCAAACTAAAGCGCCATACCAGTAATGAACCACAAGCAGCTTGGCAAGTAGCTTTAGGTGGCATTCATGGCACAATCACGTTGGCAATGGCTTTCTCAATTCCAACAATGATTAACCATCATCAGTTCATTTATCGCGATCAAATCATTTTGGTTGCGGCGATAGTAATTTTAATTAGCTTATCTGTGCCAGCAATTATTTTTCCACTAGTACTACCGACCAAGCAAAAGAGCTATAGTGCAGAACAACTTGATCACCACGTGGCACAACTGGTCTCATATGCAGTTACTGAGTTAAAGCAATCTAATCAGCCTTCAGAAGAAGTTCGTCAGGTTAGTGAAACATTAGCCAGTCAGGCAAAAGCATCACAATTCATTAACCGTAAACGATTTTTTGAAATTGCCAATCAAACACGCCAAGTGGAACAAGATGCCATTGAAAAGCTAAGCGATAGTGGTGAAATTTCAAGTAAGACGCAAGCTTACTATGAACGCTTTATAGAGCGCTCCGCCTTTCAATCCAGTCACCGTAGCTTTTGGAAAGTCTTGTGGCACCGGTTTAAACATGGCATTCAAAGAAAATTAGCTCATCCAAGGAAAAATCGAATCTCAACAGAGGCAATGAAGCAAAGAAGACATGAATTTCTAAACAAAAATGCCGCCACAATCGAAGTCCTAGGACACGTTAGTGTGGCGGCAATAAGCTATTTAGATTCAATTGAAACCGCAGAAAATAGGGCTGAAGTTGCAGCGTTACGACGTACGTACACATCTCGGACCAGGTTTGCCAGTGAACATAAAACTTTAGATGATGATTTGTTGCAACGGTTGTTCATTCAAGCATTTCAATTCGAACACACTTATGTGCAACAACAAGTCGCAGTGCAAAATATTACCCAAGAACTTGCGAACCATCTTAATGAAAAAATTTCTACTGATGAACTAGTCTACATGCAATCTATGGCTTAACGCATGTATTTATCCAAAAATTGTGAAATGTGTTGTTGATATGCTTTAGGTGCTGTTACATAAGACTTAGCATGTTGGGCATTTTTTACGATCCACAACTGCTTAGGTCCTTTAGTGGCATGATAATTCTGATACACCATTTTAGTTGGTACAAAGGTATCTTTTGCTCCATGAATAAATAACATTGGACGCTTATTGTGAGCTAACTGATTGACTGAACTTGCAGATCCAAAGAAATATCCAGCCCGAACTCTAGTAATCAAGCTAACTACATCTACCAATGGAAAGCTGGGTAAATTATACATTTCTTTAGCTTGATAGCTAATTTCTTGTTTTACATCTGTATAGCCGCAGTCCTCAACAAATACTTTAACCTGAGATGGTAGCTTTTCACCACTGGTCATCATCGTTGTAGCGCCACCCATACTAACACCAAACATGACAATCTTAGATTTTTGTCCGTTTGCCGAAATAATTCGATTAATCCACTTTTTATCATCTAATCGGTCAGGCCAACCGTAACCAATATAATTACCCTGACTGTGGCCTTGGCCACGGGCATCTGGCGCTAAAACATTGTATCCTAGTTGATGAAATAAATAGGCATATGCACCCATGCTTTCTTTATTGCCCATGAACCCATGCGCAATTAAAACGGTTCGATTCGTTTTTACTTTTGCCGGAACATAATCAGCTACCAGTTTTAAATGACCAGTTGCTGATTGCATGGTCCAGTGTTGTTTTTTAGTCTGCTGAAACCACTTTTTTTGATGATATAATGGATCTGACCTTTTAATTATATTTTGATTACTTATGAAACTTTTATGGCTGGGAACTACTGCCATTTGATAAAAATATAAGCCACCAGCAAATAATCCTCCTGTAAGGAGTAAAATAATAACAATGATAATCACCCAGTATCTACGTTTCATGCTTTAAACTCCATTTCTACAATTCTATGTAATTTATTAATCATGCGGTTCTAACCAACTATTTATATAATACTTTATTTAAAGAAGGCTTTTCTATGACAACTGAATTTCATTTTAAATCTACTGATCGTCAAACTAATTTATACGCCAAAATGTGGCTCCCAGAAAATAATCCTGTTGGTGTAATTCAATTGATACACGGAATGGCTGAACACATTAATCGTTATAGTGAGTTTGCTGAATTTTTAGTAAACCAAGGTTTTATTGTTGTTGGTGATGATCATCTTGGCCATGGTCATTCAGCCACCAACCATAATTTGGGCTATTTTTGTAGTGGCGATGCTGTTCATATTTTGTTACAAGACGAAATTAATTTATGCCACAAAATCAAAAAAGACTACCCTAGTTTACCATATATTTTGATTGGTCACAGCATGGGATCCATGATGGCACAGTGTTTATTACCCATATTAGATCAAGATATTGATGGCTCAATTTTAATTGGAACCAGCGCAACCCATCCAGAATTAGGCCCAGTTTGGCCACTTATCTGTGCATTAAATAAAGTTGCACCACATCGAATTGGTCGCTTCTTGGATGCGATGGCCTTTGGAAGTTTTTCTAAACCATTTAATCGTCATGTTAAATTTTCATGGTTAACGCACTCACCTGAAATTATTAACCAGTATGATCTTGATCCTTGGTCTGGCTTTACCTTTACCAATAATGGTTTTCATACATTATTCTCGCTAACAAAACGGGCTACAAATCCCAATTGGGTCAGTGGCATTCGACGCGATTTACCAATTTTAATAGCTAGTGGTACTCACGATCCAGTTGGTAAATTTGGCCGTGGACCTCGTTACCATTTTAACCTACTAGAAAAGAATGATTTTACCGGTGTTACATTAAAATTATTTGATAAAATGCGTCACGAAATCTTAAATGAAACCGATCGACAACAAGTTTATCAATTTATTGCGCGATGGCTAGGTAAAAATGTGCTACATTATAGTTAAGTATTTTTTCACGATAAAAGTATGTGCAAGGAAGTGAGCAAATGTTTCCAGAACGATTAAGGGCATTACGGCGTGGTCGCAATATTACTCTAAAAGAATTGGCCACTGCACTAAACCAGCATTTAACTGGTGATGAAAAAGCTAATACTCCATCTCAAATTGGTAACTGGGAACGCGGCATTCGCACTCCTTCGTACATTGAGGCTCGTAAATTGGCAGAATATTTCGATATCAGTCTAGATTATTTAACTGGTAAAGAAGATCAAAATGATTATGATTTAGGCAAATTATTCCTTTCTGGTAAAGAACTATCGTTTAATCACACAGTACTAACAAGCCAAGATCGCTATGAAATCTTCCAGTTAATTGATGGCTATCTCCATGGTCGCCAAAAACGTCGTGAGACGGAGAAGTTTTACGCAACGCAAGAAGAATTGGATTTGGATTTGTAAAACAAAACAGTGTGAGTAAAGGCGATTAGATGTCGTATGCTAAGCCTGAAATAACGATCAATAAATCGGTCTATGCTTTATTGATTGTTATTTCTGGTTTATCCCTAGACATCTGCCTATGCGAATACGACTAGTAAAACAACAACCATGATAAAGGAGCACCATGAATCCCAAACAACGTAAACGACTTAAAAAAGTCCTGAAACAGCACCACCAAATAAAGCCAAATAGTTATATCCAGCAATTGACGGATTACCGCGATTTATTTGATGCCTTTCCTCCAATTAAATATCTAGTTAATAACGTTTTGGAAAGTAATCGCCTATTACAAAATGGACTTTTACCACAGCCATTACCGAAATTATTGTTACCAGATAATATCCAAGATACTATTTTTGCAGATGTACAAGCTAAGTATGCATCGGATGACCCTAGAGGAGATCAGCAATGGTCTCGTTATACTGAAGCTTTACCAGAACTAGATCGCCTTTTACGAAATTATCGCGATTATTTAGAAACGACATATGGAATGTGGTCATACACCAATTCTTTATTTATTAAACAATTATCTCAACTGCTGGATGGTCAGCCAGTACTTGAAGTGATGGCTGGAAATGGCTATATTTCTAAGGGACTGAAAAATTTAAATCCACATCAAACAGTTATCACCACGGACAGTCAGTCGTGGATATCAGAAAATGAAACTGGAAAACATCCGGTAACAACAATAGAACCTTTGGATGCACTAGTTGCATTTGATAAATATGAAAATAAGATAAAATATATAATTATGTCATGGGCTCCAGATAAACAAACAACTGACTGGGAACTACTCCAAAAAATTAGAGCAAGTGATCAAGACATTAAATTGCTAGTAATTGGTGAAAAAGACGGAGCCACTAACTCAAAGATATTTTGGCAAAATGTCAAAATTATTTCCAATGAAAGTATTGACCAAATTAATGCACAATTTAAGAGCTTTGATTTGATTGATGAAAAATTAATAGAGTGCAAATGAACGCGGATAAATATCGTGATGTCGCACAAAGAGAATCTCTACATGAGCGGAATTTTAGTCATGTAGAGATTCTCTTTTGTTCTACAGCCTAGGTGATTGAGGTAATTTACCCGTTTTCTCAATTAAATTGAACAAATAGTTATTAAAAACAAAAAAATAGAACCGAAAACCATAAATGGTTTTCAGTCCTATTCTCAATGTGTATTGGTAGCAAAACTACCTCAGATTATCAGAGTTCCACAACACATAATAATCGAACACCCTACACATCCGGTAGGAATACG
This window encodes:
- a CDS encoding alpha/beta hydrolase, whose protein sequence is MKRRYWVIIIVIILLLTGGLFAGGLYFYQMAVVPSHKSFISNQNIIKRSDPLYHQKKWFQQTKKQHWTMQSATGHLKLVADYVPAKVKTNRTVLIAHGFMGNKESMGAYAYLFHQLGYNVLAPDARGQGHSQGNYIGYGWPDRLDDKKWINRIISANGQKSKIVMFGVSMGGATTMMTSGEKLPSQVKVFVEDCGYTDVKQEISYQAKEMYNLPSFPLVDVVSLITRVRAGYFFGSASSVNQLAHNKRPMLFIHGAKDTFVPTKMVYQNYHATKGPKQLWIVKNAQHAKSYVTAPKAYQQHISQFLDKYMR
- a CDS encoding helix-turn-helix domain-containing protein — encoded protein: MFPERLRALRRGRNITLKELATALNQHLTGDEKANTPSQIGNWERGIRTPSYIEARKLAEYFDISLDYLTGKEDQNDYDLGKLFLSGKELSFNHTVLTSQDRYEIFQLIDGYLHGRQKRRETEKFYATQEELDLDL
- a CDS encoding alpha/beta fold hydrolase is translated as MTTEFHFKSTDRQTNLYAKMWLPENNPVGVIQLIHGMAEHINRYSEFAEFLVNQGFIVVGDDHLGHGHSATNHNLGYFCSGDAVHILLQDEINLCHKIKKDYPSLPYILIGHSMGSMMAQCLLPILDQDIDGSILIGTSATHPELGPVWPLICALNKVAPHRIGRFLDAMAFGSFSKPFNRHVKFSWLTHSPEIINQYDLDPWSGFTFTNNGFHTLFSLTKRATNPNWVSGIRRDLPILIASGTHDPVGKFGRGPRYHFNLLEKNDFTGVTLKLFDKMRHEILNETDRQQVYQFIARWLGKNVLHYS